One Cynocephalus volans isolate mCynVol1 chromosome 5, mCynVol1.pri, whole genome shotgun sequence DNA window includes the following coding sequences:
- the DYNLT1 gene encoding dynein light chain Tctex-type 1: protein MEDYQATEETTFVVDEVSNIVKEAIESAIGGNAYQHSKVNQWTTNVVEQTLSQLTKLGKPFKYIVTCVIMQKNGAGLHTASSCFWDSSTDGSCTVRWENKTMYCIVSAFGLSI, encoded by the exons ATGGAGGATTACCAGGCTACGGAGGAG ACTACTTTCGTTGTTGATGAAGTGAGCAACATTGTAAAAGAG GCTATAGAAAGTGCAATTGGCGGTAACGCTTACCAACACAGCAAAGTGAATCAGTGGACCACAAACGTAGTAGAACAAACTTTAAGCCAACTCACCAAGCTGGGGAAACCATTTAAATACATTG TGACCTGTGTAATTATGCAAAAGAATGGAGCTGGATTACACACAGCAAGTTCCTGCTTCTGGGACAGCTCTACTGATG GGAGCTGTACTGTGCGATGGGAGAACAAGACCATGTACTGCATTGTCAGCGCCTTCGGACTGTCTATTTGA